One window from the genome of Paramisgurnus dabryanus chromosome 22, PD_genome_1.1, whole genome shotgun sequence encodes:
- the LOC141281399 gene encoding SCO-spondin-like, protein MKILLVFLLGLRLVMVMGRWCEQTVEEKVERIISPRLQLEVKCAEVYQYNTQGWRLDVERMRHEHGGDDGIAMYYKSQGPKGSCYLFKLPEIETEMVNRTVRQCCEGWTGPHCSQGVGARGQCFSTWTCEEFPGVHNTSLMALEQCCSNLWGLSWRNASDETCLSCTYTLLPD, encoded by the exons ATGAAGATCCTGCTTGTGTTTCTTCTGGGTCTTCGTCTTGTCATGGTGATGGG GCGTTGGTGTGAGCAGACGGTAGAAGAGAAGGTGGAGAGGATCATCTCACCGCGTCTACAGCTGGAGGTTAAATGTGCTGAGGTTTATCAATACAACACTCAAGGTTGGAGATTGGATGTGGAACGAATGCGCCACGAGCATGGTGGTGATGATGGCATTGCGATGTATTACAAAAGTCAGGGTCCCAAAGGGTCATGTTACTTATTCAA ACTGCCGGAGATTGAGACAGAAATGGTGAACAGAACAGTGAGACAGTGTTGTGAAGGCTGGACCGGGCCGCACTGTTCACAGG GTGTGGGTGCCAGAGGTCAGTGTTTCTCCACCTGGACGTGTGAAGAGTTTCCTGGTGTTCACAACACTTCTCTCATGGCATTGGAGCAATGCTGTAGTAACCTGTGGGGTTTGAGCTGGAGAAACGCTTCGGATGAGACCTGCCTGTCCTGCACGTACACACTCCTACCAG ATTAG
- the aoc1 gene encoding diamine oxidase [copper-containing] isoform X2 gives MRFLWILLVASLVAGTAKSRSREWAHHGATMFADLSPREMNAVRDYLYSCSELGLISARDKSLKKNSILLMELHVPRKHEALRALDRGQAKPPRQARVVVQFGNQAKPNVTEYIVSPLPYPRSYQLKTFKGDRPIRFEGRPITAVEYEHLYKVLEKVGKKINKILHESTGFTFGNCTDRCLTFSDIAPRGLESGERRSWVMLQKFVEGYFIHPVGFEILINHKDLDPKKWTVEKVWYNGQYFDSLDEFVEMYEKGTISKHKLPEHDEEDLFSTYIPRGHTNTRTNIHGAKLVEPEGRRFQVDGNFVEYAGWSFAYRVRSSAGLQIFDLRFNGERIAYEISLQEAIAFYSGDTPAAMQTKYIDAGWMMGTSDFELAPGIDCPEIAHFVDLYHYYDTDKPVRYRNALCIFEMTTGLPLRRHFNSNFQGGFNFFGGLENQILVIRTTSTVYNYDYIWDFIFYQNGVMESRVSATGYIHATFFTENGLNYGSKVYNYVLGNIHTHLIHYKVDLDIAGRDNSFETIDLKYVNFTNPWSPEHTILQSKLHRTQHQTERSAAFRFGKKFPKYLHFYNQNQNNKWGHKRGYRIQYYSHGNSVLPRGWKEENGIAWSRYQLAVTRHKDSETTSSSIYTQNEPWEPLVSFEDFIRNNENIVSQDLVAWVTVGFLHIPHSEDIPNTATPGNAVGFFLRPFNFFDEDPSLASRSTVIVRPDEKGQPKVQRWTPEVVGHCVSDKPFYYNGTYAGV, from the exons ATGCGGTTCTTGTGGATACTGCTTGTGGCTTCTTTGGTCGCAGGCACTGCTAAATCGAGATCAAGGGAGTGGGCTCATCACGGAGCCACGATGTTTGCCGATCTCAGTCCTCGAGAGATGAATGCCGTTAGAGATTACCTGTACTCCTGCAGCGAGCTGGGTCTCATCTCAGCACGGGACAAGTCCTTAAAGAAGAACAGCATCCTCCTTATGGAGCTTCATGTCCCTCGCAAACACGAGGCCCTCCGAGCGCTGGACAGAGGTCAGGCCAAACCTCCACGGCAGGCACGAGTGGTGGTGCAGTTTGGTAACCAAGCAAAACCGAACGTGACGGAGTATATCGTCAGCCCCTTGCCATACCCAAGATCCTATCAGCTCAAGACTTTTAAGGGTGACCGGCCCATTCGCTTTGAGGGAAGGCCGATTACAGCTGTGGAGTATGAACACCTGTATAAAGTGTTGGAGAAAGTAGGGAAAAAAATCAACAAGATTCTGCACGAGAGCACCGGGTTTACCTTCGGTAACTGCACCGACCGCTGTCTGACATTCTCGGACATTGCTCCCAGAGGTTTAGAGTCAGGAGAGAGAAGGAGTTGGGTTATGTTACAGAAGTTTGTGGAAGGTTACTTTATTCACCCCGTGGGCTTCGAGATTCTCATTAACCACAAGGATTTGGATCCGAAAAAATGGACGGTGGAGAAGGTGTGGTATAACGGGCAGTATTTTGACAGCCTGGATGAATTTGTGGAGATGTATGAGAAGGGGACGATCTCTAAACACAAGCTGCCTGAGCATGATGAGGAAGATCTGTTTTCCACCTACATTCCTCGgggacacacaaacacacggaCGAACATCCACGGAGCGAAGCTTGTGGAACCCGAAGGCCGCAGATTTCAAGTGGATGGGAATTTTGTGGAATATGCCGGATGGTCATTTGCCTATAGAGTTCGGTCTTCTGCTGGATTGCAGATCTTTGACCTTCGCTTCAACGGGGAGAGAATTGCCTATGAGATCAGTCTACAAGAAGCTATCGCCTTTTACTCTGGAGATACGCCGGCCGCCATGCAGACCAAATATATTGATGCGGGTTGGATGATGGGCACCTCAGATTTTGAGCTGGCTCCAGGGATCGATTGTCCAGAAATTGCTCATTTTGTGGACCTTTACCATTACTATGACACAGACAAACCTGTACGTTACAGAAATGCACTTTGCATCTTTGAAATGACCACAGGACTTCCACTGAGGAGACACTTCAATAGCAACTTCCAAGgaggttttaatttttttggagGTCTTGAAAACCAGATTCTGGTGATTAGAACCACGTCTACAGTGTACAACTATGATTACATCTGGGACTTTATCTTTTATCAAAATGGCGTGATGGAGTCCAGAGTGAGCGCTACTGGGTACATCCATGCAACGTTCTTTACAGAAAACGGACTGAACTATGGATCCAAGGTTTACAACTACGTGCTTGGTAACATTCACACCCACCTGATTCATTACAAAGTGGACCTTGACATTGCAG GGAGGGACAACAGCTTTGAgactattgatttgaaatatgtCAACTTCACCAACCCCTGGAGTCCAGAGCACACCATCCTCCAATCCAAACTTCACCGGACGCAGCACCAAACCGAACGTAGCGCTGCTTTCCGCTTTGGCAAGAAGTTCCCCAAATACCTGCACTTTTACAATCAAAACCAAAACAACAAGTGGGGTCATAAGAGGGGTTATCGGATTCAGTATTACTCACATGGGAACAGTGTTCTGCCACGAGGATGGAAAGAGGAAAATGGTATTGCATGGTCAAG ATATCAACTGGCTGTAACCAGACACAAAGACAGCGAGACCACCAGCAGCAGCATTTACACCCAGAATGAACCCTGGGAACCTCTTGTTTCCTTCGAGGACTTTATTCGCAACAATGAAAACATTGTTAGCCAG GATTTGGTTGCCTGGGTGACGGTGGGATTCCTTCACATTCCTCACTCTGAAGACATTCCCAACACAGCAACTCCAGGAAACGCTGTGGGATTTTTCCTGCGTCCCTTCAACTTTTTTGACGAGGACCCGTCGCTTGCGTCCCGCAGCACCGTCATTGTTCGACCGGATGAAAAGGGTCAGCCGAAGGTTCAGAGATGGACTCCAGAGGTCGTAGGTCACTGCGTCTCAGACAAACCTTTCTATTATAACGGCACATACGCTGGTGTGTAG
- the aoc1 gene encoding diamine oxidase [copper-containing] isoform X1 — MHLADAFIQSDLQEANMRFLWILLVASLVAGTAKSRSREWAHHGATMFADLSPREMNAVRDYLYSCSELGLISARDKSLKKNSILLMELHVPRKHEALRALDRGQAKPPRQARVVVQFGNQAKPNVTEYIVSPLPYPRSYQLKTFKGDRPIRFEGRPITAVEYEHLYKVLEKVGKKINKILHESTGFTFGNCTDRCLTFSDIAPRGLESGERRSWVMLQKFVEGYFIHPVGFEILINHKDLDPKKWTVEKVWYNGQYFDSLDEFVEMYEKGTISKHKLPEHDEEDLFSTYIPRGHTNTRTNIHGAKLVEPEGRRFQVDGNFVEYAGWSFAYRVRSSAGLQIFDLRFNGERIAYEISLQEAIAFYSGDTPAAMQTKYIDAGWMMGTSDFELAPGIDCPEIAHFVDLYHYYDTDKPVRYRNALCIFEMTTGLPLRRHFNSNFQGGFNFFGGLENQILVIRTTSTVYNYDYIWDFIFYQNGVMESRVSATGYIHATFFTENGLNYGSKVYNYVLGNIHTHLIHYKVDLDIAGRDNSFETIDLKYVNFTNPWSPEHTILQSKLHRTQHQTERSAAFRFGKKFPKYLHFYNQNQNNKWGHKRGYRIQYYSHGNSVLPRGWKEENGIAWSRYQLAVTRHKDSETTSSSIYTQNEPWEPLVSFEDFIRNNENIVSQDLVAWVTVGFLHIPHSEDIPNTATPGNAVGFFLRPFNFFDEDPSLASRSTVIVRPDEKGQPKVQRWTPEVVGHCVSDKPFYYNGTYAGV; from the exons atgcatttggcagatgcttttatccaaagtgacttacaag AGGCCAATATGCGGTTCTTGTGGATACTGCTTGTGGCTTCTTTGGTCGCAGGCACTGCTAAATCGAGATCAAGGGAGTGGGCTCATCACGGAGCCACGATGTTTGCCGATCTCAGTCCTCGAGAGATGAATGCCGTTAGAGATTACCTGTACTCCTGCAGCGAGCTGGGTCTCATCTCAGCACGGGACAAGTCCTTAAAGAAGAACAGCATCCTCCTTATGGAGCTTCATGTCCCTCGCAAACACGAGGCCCTCCGAGCGCTGGACAGAGGTCAGGCCAAACCTCCACGGCAGGCACGAGTGGTGGTGCAGTTTGGTAACCAAGCAAAACCGAACGTGACGGAGTATATCGTCAGCCCCTTGCCATACCCAAGATCCTATCAGCTCAAGACTTTTAAGGGTGACCGGCCCATTCGCTTTGAGGGAAGGCCGATTACAGCTGTGGAGTATGAACACCTGTATAAAGTGTTGGAGAAAGTAGGGAAAAAAATCAACAAGATTCTGCACGAGAGCACCGGGTTTACCTTCGGTAACTGCACCGACCGCTGTCTGACATTCTCGGACATTGCTCCCAGAGGTTTAGAGTCAGGAGAGAGAAGGAGTTGGGTTATGTTACAGAAGTTTGTGGAAGGTTACTTTATTCACCCCGTGGGCTTCGAGATTCTCATTAACCACAAGGATTTGGATCCGAAAAAATGGACGGTGGAGAAGGTGTGGTATAACGGGCAGTATTTTGACAGCCTGGATGAATTTGTGGAGATGTATGAGAAGGGGACGATCTCTAAACACAAGCTGCCTGAGCATGATGAGGAAGATCTGTTTTCCACCTACATTCCTCGgggacacacaaacacacggaCGAACATCCACGGAGCGAAGCTTGTGGAACCCGAAGGCCGCAGATTTCAAGTGGATGGGAATTTTGTGGAATATGCCGGATGGTCATTTGCCTATAGAGTTCGGTCTTCTGCTGGATTGCAGATCTTTGACCTTCGCTTCAACGGGGAGAGAATTGCCTATGAGATCAGTCTACAAGAAGCTATCGCCTTTTACTCTGGAGATACGCCGGCCGCCATGCAGACCAAATATATTGATGCGGGTTGGATGATGGGCACCTCAGATTTTGAGCTGGCTCCAGGGATCGATTGTCCAGAAATTGCTCATTTTGTGGACCTTTACCATTACTATGACACAGACAAACCTGTACGTTACAGAAATGCACTTTGCATCTTTGAAATGACCACAGGACTTCCACTGAGGAGACACTTCAATAGCAACTTCCAAGgaggttttaatttttttggagGTCTTGAAAACCAGATTCTGGTGATTAGAACCACGTCTACAGTGTACAACTATGATTACATCTGGGACTTTATCTTTTATCAAAATGGCGTGATGGAGTCCAGAGTGAGCGCTACTGGGTACATCCATGCAACGTTCTTTACAGAAAACGGACTGAACTATGGATCCAAGGTTTACAACTACGTGCTTGGTAACATTCACACCCACCTGATTCATTACAAAGTGGACCTTGACATTGCAG GGAGGGACAACAGCTTTGAgactattgatttgaaatatgtCAACTTCACCAACCCCTGGAGTCCAGAGCACACCATCCTCCAATCCAAACTTCACCGGACGCAGCACCAAACCGAACGTAGCGCTGCTTTCCGCTTTGGCAAGAAGTTCCCCAAATACCTGCACTTTTACAATCAAAACCAAAACAACAAGTGGGGTCATAAGAGGGGTTATCGGATTCAGTATTACTCACATGGGAACAGTGTTCTGCCACGAGGATGGAAAGAGGAAAATGGTATTGCATGGTCAAG ATATCAACTGGCTGTAACCAGACACAAAGACAGCGAGACCACCAGCAGCAGCATTTACACCCAGAATGAACCCTGGGAACCTCTTGTTTCCTTCGAGGACTTTATTCGCAACAATGAAAACATTGTTAGCCAG GATTTGGTTGCCTGGGTGACGGTGGGATTCCTTCACATTCCTCACTCTGAAGACATTCCCAACACAGCAACTCCAGGAAACGCTGTGGGATTTTTCCTGCGTCCCTTCAACTTTTTTGACGAGGACCCGTCGCTTGCGTCCCGCAGCACCGTCATTGTTCGACCGGATGAAAAGGGTCAGCCGAAGGTTCAGAGATGGACTCCAGAGGTCGTAGGTCACTGCGTCTCAGACAAACCTTTCTATTATAACGGCACATACGCTGGTGTGTAG
- the LOC135740603 gene encoding uncharacterized protein, giving the protein MADSQRISHGKNSQAKQSEELIKKSILIKDGNPARYRLKTTTEHLHQSESDRKITFGERDTDKPHKIILMVGETGTGKTTLINTMINYSCGVQREDKVWFEITDDQSNTASVYSQTSDVTVYGVYIKETSVDLTIIDTPGYGDTRGADRDREIAESLLHLCTIEDVMNKIIAVCFVVKADQNRLSGRQEYIFDALQNSFGKDIAENIVLLLTHSKGYPPKNALTAVKAAKVKCAVDEKKNQPIYFLFDNCQGETFDEDYQIIQDQSWDLSYRGMTEFFKFLDMTQPKTLEKNNLDTLSLDNQLYNADELKTKSHKIKDGNPARYRLKSTKDNLDQSKSYRKITFGERDTDKPHKIILMVGETGSGKTTLINTMINYSCGVQREDKVWFEITDDQTDQPSAHSQTSDVTVYDVYIQGTSFDLTIIDTPGYGHTSDIAFDQKIVKDLLGVYTSEDGPREINAVCLVCNSSYTRLSKEQLNIFDSVQSLFGKDIAENIVLLLTRSDGARPENALTTIKEAKVKCAVDEKNQPTYFLFNNRQAETFDEQCQSIQDQAWDLSYKGMTEFFKFLSMMKPKTLEMTQDVLEKRQQLEPNISKLQSHVQTMKEKQNELKQTQDALEKHNQHVKENNNFEYKVEVSYKEKVDIDPAVAKKALTCTICKENCHYPGCWWSCYFYGCVMKNDHCLVCTNKCHYSKHIKEAQIYVIKTKTETKTNEDLKKKYEDKMKDCLSVINKLKEELQELEKQKIRLVMEAFHCVESLKIIALNTESLFTLLHIDFLIEKLKEINEPEKAEALKNIK; this is encoded by the exons AAAAAACTCACAGGCAAAACAATCTGAGGaactcatcaagaaaagcatcttaattaaagATGGAAATCCTGCTCGATATCGTCTGAAAACAACAACAGAACATCTGCATCAATCTGAGTCCGATAGAAAAATCACCTTTGGAGAAAGAGACACAGATAAACCTCATAAAATCATACTGATGGTGGGAGAAACGGGAACTGGAAAAACAACTCTCATCAATACTATGATCAACTACAGCTGTGGTGTTCAGAGAGAAGACAAAGTTTGGTTTGAGATCACAGATGATCAGAGTAACACAGCATCAGTTTACAGTCAGACCTCTGATGTGACTGTCTATGGTGTTTATATAAAAGAGACTTCAGTTGATTTAACAATCATTGATACACCAGGATATGGAGACACTCGTGGAGCTGATCGTGATAGAGAGATCGCTGAGAGTTTATTACATTTATGTACAATTGAAGATGTGATGAATAAAATCATTGCAGTGTGTTTTGTGGTGAAGGCAGATCAAAATCGACTCTCTGGCAGACAAGAATACATATTTGATGCCCTTCAAAATTCCTTTGGCAAAGATATTGCTGAAAACATTGTGTTACTCCTAACACACTCAAAAGGGTATCCACCTAAAAATGCCCTGACAGCCGTCAAAGCAGCTAAAGTCAAGTGTGCTGTAGATGAAAAGAAGAATCAGCCGATCTATTTTCTGTTTGACAACTGTCAGGGAGAAACATTTGATGAAGATTATCAAATAATCCAGGATCAATCATGGGATCTCAGTTATAGAGGAATGACAGAGTTTTTCAAGTTTCTTGACATGACACAACCAAAAACTTTGGAAAAAAATAACTTA GACACATTGAGTTTAGACAATCAATTGTACAACGCTGATGAACTCAAGACGAAAAGCCACAAAATTAAAGATGGAAATCCTGCCAGATATCGTCTAAAATCAACAAAAGATAATCTGGATCAATCAAAGTCATACAGAAAAATCACCTTTGGAGAAAGAGACACAGATAAACCTCATAAAATCATACTGATGGTGGGAGAAACAGGCAGTGGAAAAACAACTCTCATCAATACTATGATCAACTACAGCTGTGGTGTTCAGAGAGAAGACAAAGTTTGGTTTGAGATCACAGACGATCAGACTGACCAACCATCAGCTCACAGTCAGACATCTGATGTGACGGTCTATGATGTTTATATACAAGGGACTTCATTTGATTTAACAATCATTGATACACCAGGATATGGACATACCAGTGATATTGCTTTTGATCAAAAGATTGTTAAAGATTTGCTTGGCGTATATACATCTGAAGATGGGCCTCGTGAAATCAATGCAGTGTGTTTAGTGTGTAACTCATCTTACACTCGCCTTTCTAAAGAACAGCTAAACATATTTGATTCTGTTCAGTCTTTATTTGGTAAAGATATTGCTGAAAACATTGTGTTACTCCTCACACGCTCAGATGGAGCTCGTCCTGAGAATGCCCTGACAACCATCAAAGAAGCTAAAGTTAAGTGTGCTGTAGATGAGAAGAATCAGCCGACCTATTTTCTGTTTAACAACCGTCAGGCAGAAACATTTGATGAACAATGTCAATCTATCCAGGATCAAGCATGGGATCTCAGTTACAAAGGAATGACAGAGTTTTTCAAGTTTCTTAGCATGATGAAACCAAAAACCTTGGAGATGACTCAAGATGTTTTGGAGAAACGGCAACAGTTGGAGCCAAACATCTCCAAACTACAATCACATGTCCAAACGATGAAAGAAAAGCAAAATGAACTGAAACAAACTCAAGATGCTCTGGAGAAACACAATCAACATGTCAAAGAAAATAACAACTTTGAGTATAAAGTTGAAGTGTCCTACAAAGAAAAGGTTGATATTGATCCTGCTGTAGCTAAAAAAGCACTGACCTGTACCATCTGTAAGGAGAACTGTCACTATCCTGGATGCTGGTGGAGCTGTTATTTCTATGGATGTGTGATGAAAAATGATCACTGCTTAGTGTGCACAAATAAATGTCACTACAGCAAACACATCAAAGAAGCCCAAATATATgtaataaagacaaagactgagacaaaaacaaatgaagatttAAAGAAGAAATATGAAGACAAAATGAAAGACTGTCTGTCTGTGATCAATAAGCTGAAGGAAGAACTACAAGAATTAGAGAAACAGAAAATCAGGCTGGTGATGGAAGCCTTTCATTGTGTGGAGTCTCTGAAGATCATCGCACTCAACACTGAATCTCTGTTCACACTTCTGCACATTGATTTTCTCATTGAGAAGTTGAAGGAAATCAATGAACCTGAAAAAGCTGAAGCTTTGAAGAACATCAAGTAG